Proteins from a single region of Candidatus Zixiibacteriota bacterium:
- a CDS encoding septum formation initiator family protein — protein sequence MLDNRKKKNLRVDDFFTRIKKQSLPRKKILRRVLFLLLFCFIFYLYFAGDYGFFRLLSLKAQRENTILETKRLQALNMDLQIEKEKLRDDLSYIEKVARERYGMAKKDEVIYKFVQPQDTSSTPLSKK from the coding sequence ATGTTAGACAATAGAAAGAAAAAAAATCTCAGGGTGGATGATTTCTTTACCCGGATCAAAAAACAGTCTTTGCCCCGCAAGAAAATATTAAGGCGGGTTTTGTTTCTCCTGCTCTTTTGCTTCATTTTCTATCTCTATTTTGCCGGGGATTATGGTTTTTTCCGCCTGCTTTCGCTAAAAGCACAAAGAGAGAATACAATCCTTGAGACTAAAAGGCTGCAGGCTCTGAATATGGATCTGCAAATAGAGAAAGAAAAACTCAGAGATGACCTCTCCTACATCGAGAAGGTTGCCCGGGAAAGATACGGCATGGCCAAAAAGGATGAGGTGATCTATAAATTCGTCCAGCCCCAGGACACTTCTTCCACCCCTCTTTCAAAAAAATAG